In a genomic window of Chryseobacterium sp. G0162:
- a CDS encoding NADH-quinone oxidoreductase subunit C: MTNEFVLEAITREFPESVISSSEPYGMLTIEVKKEDIKKIIHYLKDSSLEFNFLTDICGIHYPEFPEKEIGVVYHLHNMMANFRLRLKIFMSRENIEVDSLTELYAGANWMERETFDFYGIKFKGHPDLRPILNMEDLGYHPMLKEYRLEDGTRTDKDDNMFGR, translated from the coding sequence ATGACAAACGAATTTGTATTAGAAGCAATCACCAGAGAATTTCCGGAATCTGTTATTTCAAGTTCAGAACCTTATGGAATGCTGACCATTGAAGTGAAGAAAGAAGATATCAAGAAGATCATTCATTATCTTAAAGATTCATCACTGGAATTTAATTTCCTTACAGATATCTGTGGAATCCATTATCCTGAATTCCCAGAGAAGGAAATAGGTGTTGTGTATCATTTACATAATATGATGGCTAACTTCAGATTACGCCTAAAAATCTTTATGTCCAGAGAAAATATTGAAGTGGATTCTCTTACAGAATTATATGCCGGTGCCAACTGGATGGAAAGAGAAACGTTTGATTTTTATGGGATTAAATTTAAAGGACACCCGGATCTTAGACCTATTCTGAATATGGAAGATCTTGGATACCACCCAATGTTGAAGGAATATCGACTTGAAGACGGTACAAGAACCGACAAGGACGATAATATGTTCGGAAGATAA
- a CDS encoding GNAT family N-acetyltransferase → MSTVSIIEVKTPGQLKQFVRFPMDLYKNNPYYVPSFINDEINIWNADENPALKYSEAKQYLAYKNDKIVGRIAVLINHKEEKELGIRKVRFGWIDFINDEEVSQALIQKAVDYAHEKNIDKIEGPMGFTNLDKAGMLIKGFDQLATMIGIYNHDYYPKHLEKLGLIKEKEWVEFEIIFPEVLPEKIHKFNELISQKYKLSVLKFNNKEEIIQYVDPMFDLLDETYKHLSTYTPISDEQRKTYKEKYFKLIDKDFIVCIVDENNHLISFAITMPSYSRALQKSGGKLLPFGWWHFLKAGRKNDRANFYLIGIHPDYQRRGVTSIIFKEIWKIFRKKGVKYLETNPELEENKNIQLLWQDYNPVNHKRRRTYSLEINDNDE, encoded by the coding sequence ATGTCAACAGTTTCAATTATTGAAGTAAAAACTCCCGGTCAACTCAAGCAATTCGTAAGATTTCCTATGGATCTGTACAAAAATAACCCGTACTATGTTCCATCCTTTATCAATGACGAAATCAACATCTGGAATGCTGATGAAAATCCCGCACTTAAATATTCTGAAGCGAAACAGTATTTAGCATACAAGAATGACAAAATTGTAGGGAGAATTGCTGTTCTTATCAACCACAAGGAGGAAAAAGAATTAGGGATCCGTAAAGTACGTTTTGGGTGGATAGATTTCATTAATGATGAAGAAGTTTCACAGGCATTAATTCAGAAAGCGGTTGATTATGCCCATGAAAAGAATATTGATAAGATCGAGGGCCCAATGGGCTTTACCAATCTTGATAAAGCCGGAATGCTGATTAAAGGTTTTGACCAGCTGGCCACCATGATTGGCATCTACAACCATGATTACTATCCAAAACACCTTGAAAAACTGGGATTGATAAAAGAAAAGGAATGGGTAGAATTTGAGATTATTTTCCCTGAAGTTTTACCAGAAAAAATCCACAAATTCAACGAGCTTATTTCTCAGAAATACAAACTGAGCGTTTTAAAATTTAACAATAAAGAAGAAATCATTCAGTATGTGGATCCAATGTTTGATCTTCTAGATGAAACCTACAAACATCTTTCCACTTACACTCCTATTTCTGACGAACAGCGTAAAACATACAAGGAAAAATACTTTAAGCTTATTGACAAAGACTTCATTGTTTGCATCGTGGATGAAAACAATCACCTTATTTCCTTTGCGATTACGATGCCTTCTTACTCCCGAGCACTGCAAAAGTCCGGAGGAAAACTACTACCGTTTGGTTGGTGGCATTTTTTGAAAGCAGGCAGAAAAAATGACAGAGCTAATTTTTATCTGATTGGTATCCATCCTGATTATCAAAGAAGAGGAGTAACCTCTATCATTTTCAAAGAAATCTGGAAAATATTCAGAAAAAAGGGAGTAAAATACCTGGAAACGAATCCCGAACTTGAAGAAAACAAAAACATTCAGCTTTTATGGCAGGATTATAACCCTGTGAACCATAAGAGAAGGAGAACATACTCACTTGAGATAAATGATAATGATGAATGA
- a CDS encoding zinc metallopeptidase encodes MTGYYIIIGISMLVSWWVSSRLKSKFEYYSNVHLRNGLSGKEVAEKMLRDNGINDVQVISVPGQLTDHYNPADKTVNLSEGVYMQRNAAAAAVAAHECGHAVQHAVGYSMLNLRSKLVPVVNISSNLMQFVLIAGIAIMAATRTIENPNGNTAILAIGVAMFAVTTLFAFVTLPVEYDASNRAMKWLKDTGTVTAEEFVGVQDSLKWAARTYVVAALGSLAQLLYWGSLLLGGRRD; translated from the coding sequence ATGACGGGTTATTATATCATTATTGGTATTTCAATGCTGGTGAGCTGGTGGGTTTCGTCCAGGTTGAAATCAAAATTTGAATATTATTCCAACGTACATCTTCGAAATGGCCTTTCGGGGAAAGAAGTAGCGGAAAAAATGTTGAGAGATAACGGGATTAATGATGTTCAGGTAATATCAGTTCCCGGACAGCTAACGGACCACTATAATCCGGCAGATAAAACAGTAAACCTTTCTGAAGGGGTGTACATGCAGAGAAATGCAGCAGCGGCAGCTGTAGCGGCTCACGAATGTGGACATGCCGTACAGCACGCGGTAGGATACTCAATGTTGAACTTACGTTCAAAATTAGTTCCTGTTGTTAATATAAGTTCCAATCTGATGCAGTTTGTTCTTATTGCAGGTATTGCGATAATGGCAGCTACCAGAACAATAGAAAATCCTAATGGAAATACAGCGATTCTGGCTATTGGTGTGGCTATGTTTGCCGTAACCACTCTTTTTGCATTTGTAACGTTGCCGGTAGAGTATGACGCTAGCAACAGGGCAATGAAATGGCTTAAAGATACAGGTACTGTAACTGCTGAAGAATTTGTAGGAGTTCAGGATAGTTTAAAGTGGGCTGCAAGAACATATGTTGTAGCGGCTTTAGGGTCTTTAGCTCAACTTCTTTACTGGGGGTCTTTGCTTCTCGGTGGAAGAAGAGATTAA
- a CDS encoding NADH-quinone oxidoreductase subunit A, whose product MNLPESYIPILIQAGVAVGFVAVSLLGAHFLGPKQKKGDSVKNQSWECGVPSEGNARTPFSIKYFLTAVLFVLFDIEIVFFYPYAVNFREFGMEGFLAVLTFVAIFFMAFFYVWKRGALDWDK is encoded by the coding sequence ATGAATTTACCTGAAAGTTATATTCCAATCCTTATCCAGGCTGGTGTAGCAGTAGGATTTGTAGCTGTTTCTTTACTTGGAGCACATTTCTTAGGTCCTAAGCAGAAAAAAGGAGACTCTGTAAAAAACCAAAGCTGGGAATGTGGAGTTCCTAGTGAAGGAAACGCAAGAACACCATTTTCTATCAAGTACTTCCTGACTGCGGTATTGTTTGTACTATTCGATATTGAAATCGTATTCTTTTATCCTTATGCGGTAAACTTCAGAGAATTCGGTATGGAAGGATTCTTAGCAGTGCTTACATTCGTAGCAATCTTCTTCATGGCGTTTTTCTATGTTTGGAAACGCGGTGCGTTAGATTGGGATAAATAA
- a CDS encoding NADH-quinone oxidoreductase subunit B translates to MSDKKPVIRTDAPAPEGYEGEGFFATKLSSVIGMARKFSLWPLPFATSCCGIEFMATLNPTYDASRFGMERNSFSPRQADMLMVCGTISKKLGPVLKEVYTQMAEPKWVVAVGACASSGGIFDTYSVLQGIDKIIPVDVYVPGCPPRPEQIIEGVMQVQALAESESIRRRDMPEYQKLLDSYNISN, encoded by the coding sequence ATGTCAGATAAAAAACCAGTAATAAGAACAGATGCACCTGCTCCCGAAGGCTATGAAGGAGAAGGGTTTTTCGCAACAAAACTGAGCAGTGTAATCGGGATGGCAAGAAAGTTTTCACTTTGGCCATTGCCATTTGCTACCTCTTGTTGTGGTATTGAGTTTATGGCTACCCTGAACCCTACTTATGATGCTTCAAGATTTGGAATGGAAAGAAACTCTTTCTCTCCAAGACAAGCAGATATGCTGATGGTTTGTGGAACTATATCCAAGAAATTAGGACCAGTTCTTAAAGAAGTATATACTCAGATGGCTGAGCCAAAATGGGTAGTGGCAGTTGGAGCTTGTGCTTCTAGTGGGGGTATTTTTGATACTTACTCTGTACTTCAGGGAATTGATAAAATTATTCCGGTAGACGTTTACGTTCCTGGATGCCCTCCAAGACCAGAACAAATCATTGAAGGAGTAATGCAGGTACAGGCTCTTGCAGAAAGTGAAAGCATCAGAAGAAGAGATATGCCTGAGTATCAGAAATTATTAGATTCTTACAACATAAGCAACTAA
- the nuoD gene encoding NADH dehydrogenase (quinone) subunit D translates to MKDNSLSNILNQYESKEQIDGQLYTLNLGPTHPATHGIFQNILTMDGERILHAEQTVGYIHRAFEKISERRNYSQITTLTDRMNYCSAPINNLGWHMTVEKLIGVKVPKRVDYMRVILMELARIGDHLICNGVTGMDSGAITGLTYMFIERERIYDMYEQICGARMTTNMGRIGGFERDFTPKFHELLQDFLKTFPPRFKEFCTLLERNRIFMDRTIGTGAISAERALSYGFTGPNLRAAGVDYDVRVAQPYSSYEDFDFIIPVGTSGDTYDRFMVRQQEIWESIKIIKQAYENLPEGPFHADVPDFYLPEKADVYQKMEALIYHFKIVMGETDVPKGEVYHAVEGGNGELGFYLVSDGGRSPYRLHFRRPCFIYYQAYPEMITGSVISDAIVTMCSMNIIAGELDA, encoded by the coding sequence ATGAAAGATAACTCATTATCTAATATACTAAACCAGTACGAAAGTAAGGAACAGATTGACGGACAATTATATACCCTGAATCTAGGACCTACCCACCCTGCCACTCACGGGATTTTCCAGAATATCTTAACGATGGATGGAGAAAGAATCCTTCACGCTGAGCAAACGGTAGGCTATATCCACAGAGCATTTGAGAAAATTTCTGAAAGAAGAAACTATTCTCAGATCACTACCCTTACCGACCGTATGAATTACTGTTCTGCTCCAATCAACAATTTGGGTTGGCATATGACAGTAGAGAAGCTGATTGGTGTAAAAGTTCCAAAGCGTGTAGATTATATGCGTGTTATCCTAATGGAACTGGCAAGAATCGGTGACCACCTGATCTGTAATGGGGTAACCGGGATGGACTCAGGAGCAATTACAGGTCTTACCTATATGTTCATCGAAAGAGAACGTATTTATGATATGTATGAGCAAATCTGTGGGGCAAGGATGACTACGAATATGGGAAGAATCGGAGGATTCGAAAGAGATTTCACTCCTAAGTTTCATGAGTTATTACAAGACTTCTTAAAGACTTTCCCACCAAGATTCAAAGAATTCTGTACGCTATTAGAGAGAAACAGAATTTTCATGGACAGAACCATCGGTACAGGAGCAATTTCTGCCGAAAGAGCATTAAGCTACGGTTTCACTGGTCCAAACCTACGTGCAGCAGGAGTAGATTACGACGTGAGAGTTGCACAGCCTTATTCATCATACGAAGATTTCGATTTCATTATTCCTGTAGGAACTTCAGGAGACACTTACGATCGTTTCATGGTTCGTCAACAGGAAATCTGGGAATCCATTAAAATTATCAAACAAGCATACGAAAACCTTCCAGAAGGGCCATTCCATGCGGATGTTCCTGACTTCTATCTTCCTGAAAAGGCAGATGTATATCAGAAAATGGAAGCATTGATCTACCACTTCAAAATTGTAATGGGAGAAACTGATGTACCGAAAGGAGAAGTTTACCATGCTGTAGAAGGTGGAAACGGAGAATTAGGTTTCTATCTTGTGAGTGATGGAGGAAGAAGCCCTTACAGACTTCACTTCAGAAGACCATGTTTCATCTACTATCAGGCATATCCAGAAATGATTACAGGTTCTGTAATTTCAGATGCTATTGTAACGATGTGTAGTATGAATATTATTGCGGGAGAATTAGACGCATAA